Genomic segment of Corythoichthys intestinalis isolate RoL2023-P3 chromosome 7, ASM3026506v1, whole genome shotgun sequence:
ttgctctataaaattaacatttactgaccaccacaatgttttttattcatttcttttagtgtttctgaatgctaaggaggagcacttttgaactatttcattttttcaagctttatatctgagtttgttctacattataaaatgtctgagttagtgctcgtccgagactggtgattccatactttttgctaggggttgtagaaaTATATGAATAGAAATATGCATAATTGGTAATTTAAGAGGacttttattgtgcttttatcCACATCACAGTGCCCTTTACAGTTACACATTTACCCATTCTACAACAGAAGGCGTTTATCAACAACTACAGTATTATTGTAATTTCCTCCCTACAGACACAACACGGAACCCTCGCCCTGGAGAGGAAAATGGCAAAGGTACTGTAGTGTGAGGGTAGGAATGAATTGAGGTTTTAGCACCTTTGTTGTAACACCGTATGACATTTCCCAGGCCCCTGCATTAGTTCTTACTCCCAAGTGAACTGCAAAAATAGTTTTGTCCGTAACCCTCCCTACCACCACCCCTCCGAGGCTGGGATAaaagtctgtgtgtgtgtgtgtatgtgtgtgggtaTGCCTGCTCTGCTTTCTCCGTAGGCCTCAACACACTCCCCATGCTACTGGGGGCTACTTTACTGCCCGTAGCAGACGTCTTTTCCTCAGAAGACTTAGACACGTCATTTTCGTGTCCAAATGAATCAGAAAGCCCACATGAAGGTGACCGCCGGTGTGATTCCACATGCGTATAGCTTAAGGCAGAGGGATGGGGGTTACTTTCATCACCCTGGAATGCTCTCTTTGGATATTTGGAAAGCGCTCTTtgtatcaggaaaaaaaaaggaagaacatTTTGGGAATCACATTAACACATAAGTACACtttggagtaaaaaaaaaaaagcttttgaaaatAGCCCCCAGTGATACCTCCGTAGTGACTCCTGGTGTCCTGTCCTGTTTTGTGGAGGATTGTCCACAAACACTGTATCCCtcagtagagtgtacacaatctGCAACCAATCATTAGCATCAAAATaaccttttgtttttgttttcttggaAGGCTCAATGTCAAAGGCGCaccgcaagcaacacatcacttttgctcattaatattcatgacgttagcaattgttgctaggcgggacAACCTCCCAATTGTAtctaatagtaaatgaatgaaaatacagtacgaacgagatgtttactgagctaaacctaccaattctgtcagaaaatgatgtccctggtgccaaatttactggtaaagatgtggaagaacatacaaatgttcagttaaagagatggcttgcgtgtcgagggctgaaaaagacaggaaaaagagccgacctgatccagagttagcttttatatcaacacctttttcttgtgtacattgccttacgccactgacaatgacattctcctgtttcaaaaaTCCCTCCTTTATCATCATATGCCCCgtttttcttatatattatatcctctggatgtcttacgtctctgactgttcttgggggcaattcatattgctatttttgtgcagcgattgcaaatgctactcagcgacagccaacaaacactttttaattttttccattaataacaattcttaattctataatttatttacacttccccctcactaaagttgtttttttacaacagaaatggTAACAGTGGCAATCAGATaccattaaaaatgttttcaggtcattcattgtcagacagaagcagcatggcaaaatgccacgctgaaaaataagtagaaatatcaaaatggcttacctcttcgtcctctgaaggaccatggcctctaacaaaatgtttactgcatatgaaatgtgaatggcttcaccttgctggtgttaaactggtGTTTTGGCCATCCGCGCAAGTCCATCGAGTCTTCAAATTCTtttctcccgagtttttggtttcgggaaacgtatgaagaaaacatccttcatatgtcgtaatgtctagagtgatttttacaagttccatagcagcagtgtttcattgacatgttcttttttttaaatattactgGAGAAAAtatgcagaaataacatggtttgtatgcgagggcatgtctataatgtcccatttCCGCGTTACGACGGGGACGACATGGTCCAggtcataacacattctcccagtcttcttctggatcatccaaatgctctctagcgaaccgcagacaggcctggacgtgtactttcttcagcagggggacacgactggcagtgcaggatttgagtccctggcggtgcattgtgttaatgatagtagcctttgttactgtggtcccagctctctataggtcattcactaggtccccccgtgtggttctgggatttttgctcaccgttcttgttatcattttgacgccacggagtggggagggagttgaaagtctgtgttgcccaacgacagccccaaaacatcactgctctagaggagatctgcatggagaaatgggccaaaataccagcaacagtgtgtgaaaagcttgtgaagaggaacagaaaacgtttggcctccgttattgccaacaaagggtacataacaaagtattgagatgaacttttggtatagaccaaatccttattttccaccatgatttgcaaaaaaattctttaaaactcaatgtgattttctgtttttttttccacattctgtctctcatggttgaggtttacctatgttaacaattacaggcctctgtaatatttacaagtgggagaacttgcacaattagtagttgactaaatacttatttgccccaccttattcagtggtggaatgtaacaaagtaaaagtactttgttactatacttaagtacattttagtgtatttgtactttacttgagtacaaatatgaagtggtactttttacttttaattcactacattttacagcacgtcTCTGTACTTTTACGCGACTACTTTTCCAATTATCACCTGCGTTAAacgttccttttgtttgtttgtttttctctcatcgtgaatagcaatttttttttttaatgcctccAATGCAATCAACAGGCCCTGTGCAACTACACCGTTATCGATACTAGAGGGaacaacacgagtacaagcaagattaggcaggtggacAAGATAttgactaattaaaaaaaaaaaaaacagtgagagCAGTGCACCTTCAAATGGTTGCTAAGGGTGATAGGCTTTGTAGTTTTttaagcttgttaagcttctgtttacagtgcattCAATTTTAATACCTTTTTCCCTTTCTGCATggttatataatatatttatatttaaaatgtatatcacatttttgcatctggagaaaatatttttacctttttacttgtacagttaattttaaattaagtacttttgtacttgtacttgagCAATTGTTTTCTTAGATAGTTGTACTTTTATTTAAGTAACCTTTTGCCCGTGTCTGTCAGCGCAATCAAAAAACCCCTGTGCAGCTATACCATTATTGACCACTAGAGggagcaacacgagtacaagcaagattaggcaggtgggcaagatattgaccaatatatAACAAACAGTGAGAGCAGTGTGCCTTCAAATGGTTGCTAAGGGTAAaaggttttggagttttttgacagtgcagtcaattttacttTTTCCCATTCTGCATGGTTGTATAATATACTTatatttaaaatacaaaaaatatacatcacatttttgcatcgggagaaaaaaaacacttttactttttacttgtaaagtaaattttaaagcaagtatttttgtaattttaattGAGTATTTGTTTTCTTAGATAGtagttgtacttttacttaagtaactttttgcaCCTGTGCCTGTGCTTtaacttaaattaaaaaaaaaaaaaaaaaagtgactacttcatccaccactgcacATATTCATTTTACTTACTTAGGGCATGCAGTCACGTGACCATTATTCAATGTCTTCAAACTTTTCTGGTGTACAATACATTTCTAATGCTGTTTTCATTTGTTGCACTGAATTCATAACTTCTTTAAATCCCATGATTCCGTTGACTTGAGTTTAAAGCACAGTTTAATTCCATTAGTATCACCACAATTATTCTGGCCTGAGCAGGTAACAACTGTGCATCCTGTCAGTAGCACTTCAGTTtcaggggtggcgtggctcagtggtagagtaattgtcacccaacccagaggttgtgggtttgattctccgccctgatgaacacgtctaagtgtccttgagcaagacactgaaccccacgttgctcctggtgctgcgtcaccagtaggttgatggtgagatagtgtaaagcgccttgaaaggtggaaaagcgctatataagtgtaacaccatttaccaccaCCAACACCATTCAATAAACTTTTTAAGCATTGCATAGCAAATGCTTTCGACACATTCATTTCCTAAACAGGACCAGTTAAAAACTCTTCAAACTAGTGCTAATGATTGGGTCTTTCGTGATAGAATgctgtatgtgttttttttttaaggttggaAAACCCCACAATTGGTGCATGGAGTAGGTTCAATGGCTTTTCATTGTGCCAATCAAAAAGTTTGATGTCTTCACACAGATTACCACTTCACCACCCGAGAGTCCATGCAGGAGGGCATCCAACGTGGTGACTTTATCGAGAACGCCGAGTTCTCCGGCAACCTATACGGAACAAGGTAAACAACAAGCTGCTTACATTCCATTGGCAAGCTCATATAGAGTACCAATTAATTCATACAATATGTTTTGGAAGAACAAATCCTACTTAATTTCTATATTGAAAAGCTAATGCTATGTATTGTTTACTGAgttgacaattaaaaaaaaaatttttgataaCATATTAATACGACattttagctttcatatgacggTTCCACTCTGTTTAGAATGAAAATAATCACAATAaatcacttaattttttttttttaagtaaacaatttaaaaaacaacaacaaaaggagGAATACAGTAGGCCTTACATGTGTTTTTCAAATAGGaaacttttttaaaacagcAGAAGCAGTTCACCTGTTATTCTTCCCGACATGTTTTCGTCTACagagatgggggaaaaaaatgacatctctATTTTAACAAGTTAACAATCAAAGGTGTggagtgaaagaaaaaaaaggcaatgaaaAATACCCTCACAATATAGAGGAGATATACTGTTAAATATAAAGACGTACTGTATTTCCACTTTGTTCCTTGCCGGTACACTGTTTTATATCTTGTCGGGCAtcctttaaataaaacaaacacattcacTTAGTAGACAAGAGGTTAGTTGCCTTGAAAAAGGATGCACTTTAAGACTGCTCCACTGGTTAAAAGAGGATCAAGAAGATATATTAAACGCTTGAGGACAGATGGTGCTTTAACCCCTGATGTTACAACACAAgtgtatgtgtgtcacattcAATCCTGCCGTCTTATTGTGAGACAAGCACAAAAAGTGTGACTGGCTCGGATCAACGCAGAGCGATCCTCTTAGTGGGGTCGCTTCAAGTAAGAGGTTAACAAATGTGCGTGTGTCTATGTGCTTTATAGTAAAGCTGCCATAGAAGATGTGCAAGCCAAGAACTTGATCTGCATTCTGGATGTAGACATCCAAGGAGTGAGGAGAATTAAAGAGACGGACCTGAACCCCATTTACATCTCCATCCAGCCTCCATCTATGGAGATTCTGGTAAATATACAGTGCTGATATGAAACTGCAGGAGTACATGCACCTGCATATTATAACACAGAATCTTTTAAACTGTTTACACAATAAAAACACGAGAGGAATTGTTTcaacaatgaaatgaatgacGATTCCCTCAGGAAAAACGCCTGAGAGACCGACAGACAGAGTCAGAGGAAAGTTTACAGAAACGTTTGGAGGCAGCACGCATTGATATGGAGCTCAGTAAGTTATCAGCAGAAAGATGACATGTCATATCAACTGCAAAAGAATCAATTCATGATCCGAAATGTTTCTCTTCAGGTAAGGAGCCAGGAGTGTTTGATGTTGTCATCATCAATGATGACTTAGAACGGGCTTACGAGGAGCTGAAGGAGATCCTTAATGATGTAAGTAAAGATATTTTACAGTGTAatgaaaaagtaactgaaccttttggaatttctcacatttctgcataaaatcatcatcaaaccATCTGTGGATGCTGTTTTGCtgactcagggcctggacaacttgcaataattaatagaagaatgaattcaaaagtttatcaggatgttttgcaggaaaacctgaggtcgtctgtcaggcagttgaagctaaaaagaggatggatgctgcaacaagacaatgattcaaaacacagaagtaaatcaacttcagaatagtttcagaagaacgaaatacacgttctggagtggtcatgtcaaagtccagacttgaaacccATTCAGGTgctttggcatgacctaaagacagcgactcatgccagacatcccaggaatctgactgaactacagcagttttatagcgaagaatgggccaagattagtcctggcaaatggggggggggggggggggggcataataTCAAATGTCAtggttcacatacttattttttccactcatgtcattttttgcatgctatcttcattcaaatatgaaaacctataaatgtttgggtggttttaaagctgagactgtttttacatctgtgtgtttttgacaaaggccagatcacatttgatggggattttatgcataaatgtcagaaattccaaaagattcaaatatgttttcataccactgtacaagtCAAGACATTGTTCCAGTCATACTATTACAGTACTACCCATTTGTTCCTGAATGTTAATAGGTATCTCTCTTGCTCCGTACAGGAAatccaaaaagttcaggagaGCAAATCCTAAAAAGGGAAATTCAGCATCTCAAAAGTATGGCAAAGTCGTCCACCTTCACCAAATGAccaaatatggcaaaatgtGATCTTTTATCCCCTGTTTACTGGTTTAAACGAGTAAGAGATgatggttttttgttttgtttttttagactgAATTCCATATTTAAATATGTGGAGCTCCTTTCActccatgtttttttgttgttgttttttttgttggatgATTATTTATAGACTCATGCCTTTTAACGGTGTTGAAAATGATTGGATTATTATG
This window contains:
- the guk1b gene encoding guanylate kinase 1b isoform X1, with translation MSGPRPVVLSGPSGAGKSTLMKRLMKEHEGVFGFSVSHTTRNPRPGEENGKGLNTLPMLLGATLLPVADVFSSEDLDTSFSCPNESESPHEDYHFTTRESMQEGIQRGDFIENAEFSGNLYGTSKAAIEDVQAKNLICILDVDIQGVRRIKETDLNPIYISIQPPSMEILEKRLRDRQTESEESLQKRLEAARIDMELSKEPGVFDVVIINDDLERAYEELKEILNDEIQKVQESKS
- the guk1b gene encoding guanylate kinase 1b isoform X2; its protein translation is MSGPRPVVLSGPSGAGKSTLMKRLMKEHEGVFGFSVSHTTRNPRPGEENGKDYHFTTRESMQEGIQRGDFIENAEFSGNLYGTSKAAIEDVQAKNLICILDVDIQGVRRIKETDLNPIYISIQPPSMEILEKRLRDRQTESEESLQKRLEAARIDMELSKEPGVFDVVIINDDLERAYEELKEILNDEIQKVQESKS